Part of the Propioniciclava sp. MC1595 genome is shown below.
GGCGGTCGCGGCGAGGTCGGCCAGCACCACCTCGGAGTCGGTGATCCGCTGGCGGCGCAGGGCGTCCTGCGAGAAGCGGCGGTGCTCAGCCGCGGCGACCTCGTCCTCGTAGGCGTCGGGGAACAGCCGCGCCACCACCGGGTCGGAGCGGTCGAGCGGCTCGCTGCGCAGCTCGCGCGCCCAGCGGGCGAACGGGTCGTCGGACGCCGCGGGCTCCCCCGCTCCGCCGATGAGTTCGTTGACCTGGGCTACGAGGGAGGTGACCAGCGCCACCTCGAAGTCGTCCAGCTCGGCGACCAGGTCGGTGCCGTCGCGGTGGAAGGGGATCACTCGTCCTTCTCCAGGGTCGCCCACAGCCCGTACGCGTGCATGGCGTTCACGTGCTGCTCCATCTCCTCGCGCGTGCCCGACGCGACGACGGCTCGCCCCTCGGTGTGCACCTGCATCATCAGCTTGTGGGCCTTGGGCTTGTCGAACTTGAAGTACGTGACGAACACGTGGGTGACGTAGCTCATCAGGTTCACGGGGTCGTCCCACACGATGGTGACCCACGGCGTCAGCGCCTGCACGACCTCGGCCGGGCGTTCGGCCACCGCGGTGCCGGACGCCGGCCCCACCGGAACCTCGGGCGACGACATGGCGCCCATTGTGTCACTAGTCTGAAACCATGCTGGAGACGACCGCCCTGCTCACCGACCACTACGAGCTGACCATGGTGCAGGCCGCCATGGGCTCCGGAACGGCCTTCCGCCGGTCGGTGTTCGAGCTCTTCCCCCGCCGCCTCCCCGAGGGGCGCCGCTACGGCGTCGTGGCCGGCACGGGGCGCGCGCTCGACGCCGTCGAGAACTTCCGCTTCGACGACGAGACGGTGTCGTTCTTGCGCGAGGCGAAGGTCGTCAACGACGAGGTCGCGCAGTGGCTGGCGACCTACCGGTTCACCGGCGACATCTGGGGCTACCCCGACGGTGAGATCTACTTCCCCGGCTCGCCGATCATGGTGGTCGAGGGCAGCTTCGCCGAGGCGGTCGTCCTGGAGACGGTGCTGCTGAGCATCTTCAACTACGACTCCGCGGTCGCGTCGGCTGCGTCCCGCATGACCGCGATGGCCGGCGACCGCCCCTGCATCGAGATGGGCTCGCGGCGCACCAACGAGTGGTCGGCGGTGGTCGCCGCCCGGGCGGCGTACATCGCAGGCTTCGCGTCGACGTCGAACCTGGAGGCGGGGCGCTCCTTCGGGGTCCCGACCGCCGGCACCGCCGCGCACAGCTTCACGCTGCTGCACGACACCGAGGAGGACGCCTTCCGCTCCCAACTGGCGGCCCTCGGCACCAACACCACCCTGCTGGTCGACACCTACGACGTCGTCGAGGCGGTCACGAAGGGCGTCGAGCTGACCAACGGACGCCTCGGCGCCGTCCGCCTCGACTCGGGCGACCTGCTCACCCAGGCCGTGGATGTCCGCAGGCTGCTCGACTCCCTCGGCGCGGTGAACACCCGCATCATCGTCACCTCCGACCTGGACGAGTTCCAGATCGCCGCCCTGCGCGCCGCCCCGGTCAACGGCTACGGCGTGGGCACGCAGCTGGTCACCGGCTCGGGCGCCCCGACCTGCGGGTTCGTCTACAAGCTCGTCTCCCGCGCCGACTCCGAGGACCCAGCCGCCCCGCTCGAGCCCGTCGCCAAGAAGTCGCTCAACAAGGGGTCGGTCGGCGGCCGCAAGTTCGCTCTGCGCCGGCTGGACGCCAACGGCATCGCCGAGGCGGAGGTCATCGGCGTCGGCGCCCCGCCCGAGGGCGACCACAACGACCGTCCGCTGCTGGTCGAGCTGGTGCGCGGCGGCGAGATCGTCGGGCGCGAGCCGCTGTCCGCGGGACGCGAGCGGCACCTGCGCGTGCGCGGCGAGCTGCCGAGCGCGGCGTTCAAGATGAGCAAGGGCTACCCCGCCATCGTCACGATCATGCTGGACGCCGAGGGCGACCAGACCTTCAACCCCTACGCCCCGGAGGCCTGATGAGCACCCCGACCGCACCCACCGCACGCGCCCTGGTCGTCGTCGACGTCCAGAACGACTTCTGCGAGGGCGGCTCGCTCGCC
Proteins encoded:
- a CDS encoding DUF2017 domain-containing protein, which gives rise to MIPFHRDGTDLVAELDDFEVALVTSLVAQVNELIGGAGEPAASDDPFARWARELRSEPLDRSDPVVARLFPDAYEDEVAAAEHRRFSQDALRRQRITDSEVVLADLAATADGKEPLVVAKADLDAWLKTLNGVRLSLAVRLGIESEDDHADLEKLPARDPRTQLVALYDWLGLVLESLLEAAHS
- the clpS gene encoding ATP-dependent Clp protease adapter ClpS, with protein sequence MSSPEVPVGPASGTAVAERPAEVVQALTPWVTIVWDDPVNLMSYVTHVFVTYFKFDKPKAHKLMMQVHTEGRAVVASGTREEMEQHVNAMHAYGLWATLEKDE
- a CDS encoding nicotinate phosphoribosyltransferase; amino-acid sequence: MLETTALLTDHYELTMVQAAMGSGTAFRRSVFELFPRRLPEGRRYGVVAGTGRALDAVENFRFDDETVSFLREAKVVNDEVAQWLATYRFTGDIWGYPDGEIYFPGSPIMVVEGSFAEAVVLETVLLSIFNYDSAVASAASRMTAMAGDRPCIEMGSRRTNEWSAVVAARAAYIAGFASTSNLEAGRSFGVPTAGTAAHSFTLLHDTEEDAFRSQLAALGTNTTLLVDTYDVVEAVTKGVELTNGRLGAVRLDSGDLLTQAVDVRRLLDSLGAVNTRIIVTSDLDEFQIAALRAAPVNGYGVGTQLVTGSGAPTCGFVYKLVSRADSEDPAAPLEPVAKKSLNKGSVGGRKFALRRLDANGIAEAEVIGVGAPPEGDHNDRPLLVELVRGGEIVGREPLSAGRERHLRVRGELPSAAFKMSKGYPAIVTIMLDAEGDQTFNPYAPEA